The following coding sequences are from one Leishmania braziliensis MHOM/BR/75/M2904 complete genome, chromosome 36 window:
- a CDS encoding vacuolar protein sorting-associated protein-like protein — protein MASIEISPEDRQHIDYLADLFAVIIAIEQIEKANRRDLIDQDQYSSTVRRLLEKYKNTVAHLQSARNPYFTTIDDFFEKYCTRCPAAQTTIRDGPISSPNENNARFLARQSVECSDHFITLLDSLRLQQTSVDVLNPPLGDLLQVLRKLGLSKEDFCVRLQNWQRRLDSMNAADMLDESSTRDFAYDLERGYACLKAFLESDPTLSTRR, from the coding sequence ATGGCGTCTATTGAAATCTCTCCTGAGGATCGACAGCACATCGACTACCTCGCAGACCTTTTCGCCGTCATTATCGCTATCGAGCAGATCGAGAAGGCCAATCGGCGCGACCTCATTGACCAAGACCAGTACAGCTCCACAGTTCGTCGGCTTCTAGAGAAGTACAAAAATACCGTTGCGCACCTGCAGAGCGCTCGCAACCCGTACTTCACGACGATCGATGATTTCTTCGAAAAATACTGCACGCGCTGCccggcggcgcagacgacgatCCGGGACGGTCCGATTAGCAGCCCGAATGAAAACAACGCCCGCTTTCTCGCGCGCCAGTCGGTGGAGTGCAGCGACCACTTCATCACCTTGCTAGActcgctgcgcctccagcagaCCTCCGTCGACGTCCTCAATCCACCTCTCGGCGACCTTCTGCAAGTGCTGAGGAAGCTGGGCCTGAGCAAGGAGGATTTCTGTGTACGCTTGCAGAATTGGCAGCGGCGTCTGGACAGCATGAACGCCGCGGACATGCTGGATGAGTCTTCGACACGTGACTTTGCCTACGACCTAGAGCGCGGGTATGCCTGCTTGAAGGCGTTCTTGGAGAGTGATCCGACGCTGTCCACGCGAAGGTAG
- a CDS encoding putative aldehyde dehydrogenase → MSRQFDVKNPATGVVVGSYVQQQACDIAKAVASARAAQKVWAKLTYNQRATHLKKMKTFLAANAERAGEVIVSCSGKTHQDALVTEVISGVLACDWYAKNTKKVLAPHKLPVGSILFANKSNTIYYEPVGVVGIISPWNYPFSIPFGEVLMGLMAGNAVLLKVATNSTPVGCFIEEVVRAGELPAGLFQHIIIGGSEAGRALLGSGINKLFFTGSVGVGKKLMAEAAKTLTPVSLELGGNDPMVVLRDASIERAVNCACWGGYQNAGQSCGGVERIYVDESIYPEFLDQLKAKTKALRHGVDTGAFDVDMGCITTKDQYDAIDAQVKEALAQGAKIEAQSQPSANCPKDGLFYPATVLSGCTPTMRIMKEETFGPILPVVPFKTEEEGIQMANDCTLALTSSVHSCNMKHAMKVAMQLESGVVTINDHLYSHGMSEAPWGGWKESGIGRTHGYLGLKEMVNAKCISSDLLPSGMLARNIWWYPFTTETGAVLRHVLAFVAPTGICNMLSSLWFIITHSMYMFRPWKVDVKQK, encoded by the coding sequence atgtCGCGCCAGTTTGATGTCAAAAACCCGGCCacgggtgtggtggtgggcagctacgtgcagcagcaggcgtgcGATATTGCAAAAGCTGTGGCTAGCGCCCGGGCGGCGCAGAAGGTGTGGGCTAAGCTCACGTACAACCAGCGAGCGACGCACTTGAAGAAGATGAAGACCTTCCTCGCTGCCAACGCCGAGCGGGCCGGCGAGGTGATTGTGTCTTGCAGTGGTAAGACCCACCAGGATGCGCTCGTGACGGAGGTCATTTCAGGCGTCTTGGCGTGCGACTGGTACGCGAAGAATACCAAGAAGGTCCTGGCGCCACACAAGCTGCCGGTGGGCTCCATCTTATTCGCTAACAAGTCAAACACAATCTACTACGAGCCGGTCGGTGTTGTTGGGATTATTTCGCCGTGGAACTACCCCTTCTCCATCCCGTTTGGGGAGGTACTAATGGGTCTGATGGCTGGcaatgcggtgctgctcaagGTGGCTACCAACTCTACCCCTGTCGGATGCTTCAttgaggaggtggtgcgagCGGGTGAGTTGCCGGCGGGACTGTTTCAGCACATCATTATCGGCGGCTCCGAGGCCGGTCGGGCGCTGCTTGGATCTGGTATCAACAAGCTCTTCTTCACTGGCAGTGTCGGTGTGGGCAAGAAGCTCATGGCTGAGGCGGCCAAGACGCTGACACCGGTGTCTCTGGAGCTCGGTGGCAACGACCCAATGGTGGTGCTCAGGGACGCCTCCATCGAGCGTGCGGTGAACTGCGCTTGCTGGGGTGGCTATCAAAATGCTGGCCAGAGCTGCGGCGGAGTGGAGCGCATCTACGTAGATGAGTCCATCTACCCTGAGTTCCTAGACCAGCTGAAGGCAAAGAcgaaggcgctgcgccatgGCGTGGACACCGGCGCCTTTGACGTGGATATGGGCTGCATCACAACAAAGGATCAGTACGATGCAATTGACGCGCAGGTAAAagaggcgctggcgcaggGTGCCAAGATTGAGGCGCAGAGCCAGCCGAGTGCGAACTGCCCGAAGGACGGCCTCTTCTACCCAGCCACGGTCCTCAGCGGCTGCACGCCAACGATGCGTATTATGAAGGAGGAGACCTTCGGACCGATTCTCCCCGTCGTTCCCTTCaagacggaggaagagggtaTCCAGATGGCGAACGACTGCACCTTGGCACTTACGAGCAGCGTACACTCTTGCAACATGAAGCATGCTATGAAGGTGGCGATGCAGCTGGAGAGCGGCGTGGTCACCATCAACGATCACCTCTACTCCCACGGAATGTCGGAGGCGCcgtggggtgggtggaagGAGAGCGGAATCGGCCGTACTCACGGTTACCTGGGACTGAAGGAGATGGTGAATGCAAAGTGCATCAGCTCGGACCTACTTCCCTCTGGCATGCTTGCCCGCAATATCTGGTGGTACCCGTTCACCACCGAGACAGGCGCGGTGCTCCGCCACGTGCTCGCGTTCGTTGCCCCGACTGGCATTTGCAACATGCTGTCGAGCCTGTGGTTCATTATAACGCACAGCATGTATATGTTCCGTCCGTGGAAGGTGGATGTCAAGCAAAAGTGA
- a CDS encoding putative helicase — protein MAGVKEEDSIPRALVSSKTEAHPDGCVNKDDEDMSELVALLQHSRSQRFPPPSFALAPAVPLPLWQRVTLSSLQSHEAALLSQRKCKHIRQSLSRDLIRYHVELQERAEKQRRQEREARARAGERVAVGVRRYWSRRGDAYQQLAKVEFDVMKHQHDRRKQEDLLRETEELTRKLLESIFSAARKQPTTASATSVADRMSTCSPSGMNHCTLNASQLDSTLPLLPATAPAHASFWNKVGDDDEAPIEAALSLLDTEGGHRPLRHYQRSALRWMVHLYENNLNGILADEMGLGKTVQTIALLCYFAEYRNDWGPHLIVVPTTVVLNWKAELERWAPGLKVLTYIGSTKERQQLRKGWTSEDAFHVCVTSYNLVVQDRKAFRRRPWGFLVLDEAHHVKNFMSLKWQSLFDLQAEYRLLLTGTPLQNSIMELWSLFHFLLPFASAFRSNVEFKEWFSNPMDEMITGRSTLNEDIVRRLQALIRPFMLRRLKKDVETQLPTKTEKVVLCHLSRRQRSLYDDYMQLAETRQKLSRGGGPGGVLSVLLALRKVCDHPDLFEERPTTSPLILSYDAVVGLHVPREVLLLDNDDRGRWHFPSFYMFDVNDDGGRAKSTHERTEKVTDVDWVLRDMQSLQGAFFSGTGAAAPWWLVLTEVERHDAPTADAMTSFARRFSPAFFEASTKRPREYTPNVSQLRDCSAALRAAFASVLVQARQQSRSRHQKTTAAQYQRYCAIQTARNTYVPPTCRLTLRQTIIAQRHPCLCPSIAVRAAALLPLLKRVCVYVPAVLAAHPPRLHWSLPIAHAHPFETLGREGCAALIGAVAKAQDTAQCGRVAPRRLYDAAFFMQEMWPIQVRRSFSFPDKRLLIHDCGKLQFLETALKKMRHDGHRVLIFTQFVNMLNILERFLALIGVVYTRLDGSTKAELRQQYVDRFNADPRITCMILSTRSGGIGLNLTGADTVIFYDSDWNPTMDLQAQDRCHRIGQTRPVTIYRLISEHTVEESILEKARERKKLNNVVIRGGQFHTIAGVSEEYDDSAAAFAALSNPVNLRSFFHDLDEDATVAGATSAPPNVDSYRADTEASPLDVLEAMADVEDAEDRTAGQELQREIAAHAAEEAEGESDDDAHGPFRQGGCSNRSCVGGKELEPFGACVFSNDAKWQTRLPNSFLDALLWSPASLGGSGGLDGNEGSAVDSASATQSSSATALLLAVRKRQREVALKAHAPVDQFLAFQYGRCHRADAEERYKALVLSYGAQMSDTVGEGFDPEKARIGVFQPRFRVEYRLGS, from the coding sequence ATGGCCGgcgtgaaggaggaggactcGATTCCCCGTGCGCTAGTGTCATCTAAGACCGAGGCTCACCCTGATGGCTGTGTGAACAAGGATGACGAAGACATGTCGGAGCTGGTTGCGCTTCTTCAGCACAGCCGTTCACAGAGATTTCCTCCACCGTCCTTTGCGCTCGCCcccgcggtgccgctgcccctgTGGCAGCGTGTaaccctctcttccctgcaGTCGCATGAGGCAGCGCTTTTATCGCAGCGCAAGTGCAAGCACATTCGCCAATCCCTCAGCCGAGACCTCATCCGTTACCACGTGGAGCTGCAAGAGCGcgcggagaagcagcgccgacagGAACGCGAAGCGCGAGCACGCGCTGGCGAGCGCGTTGCAGTCGGTGTGCGCCGGTACTGGTCGAGGCGCGGCGACGCCTACCAGCAGCTGGCAAAAGTCGAGTTCGATGTGATGAAACACCAGCACGACCGCCGCAAACAGGAGGACTTACTGCGCGAGACGGAGGAACTGACACGCAAGCTGCTCGAGAGCATCTTTAGCGCCGCCCGCAAACAACCGACTACGGCATCTGCAACATCCGTGGCAGATCGCATGAGCACTTGCAGCCCTAGCGGAATGAACCACTGCACTCTGAATGCCTCTCAGCTAGATAGTACGCTACCGTTGTTGCCGGCAACCGCACCGGCACACGCGTCCTTCTGGAATAAGgtcggcgacgacgacgaggcccCGATCGAGGCAGCGCTTTCGCTGCTGGACACGGAGGGCGGGCACCGACCACTGCGGCACTATCAGCGCTCCGCCTTACGGTGGATGGTTCACCTGTACGAGAACAACCTCAACGGCATCCTCGCTGACGAGATGGGGTTGGGCAAAACAGTGCAGACGATTGCGCTCCTCTGCTACTTCGCTGAGTACCGAAACGACTGGGGGCCGCACCTGATTGTGGTGCCGACAACTGTCGTGCTGAACTGGAAGGCAGAACTAGAGCGGTGGGCACCGGGGCTCAAAGTACTCACTTACATCGGGTCCACTaaagagcgccagcagctgcgcaaagGGTGGACCAGCGAGGACGCTTTTCACGTATGCGTAACCTCGTATAACTTGGTGGTGCAGGACCGAAAGGCGTTCCGACGCCGTCCGTGGGGGTTTCTCGTTCTCGACGAAGCGCATCACGTCAAGAACTTTATGAGCCTAAAGTGGCAATCACTCTTCGATCTGCAGGCAGAATACCGTCTACTGCTAACAGGGACTCCTCTGCAAAACTCGATCATGGAGCTCTGGTCTCTCTTCCATTTCTTGCTCCCCTTCGCCTCTGCCTTTCGCTCAAATGTAGAGTTCAAGGAGTGGTTCAGCAATCCAATGGATGAGATGATAACGGGGCGGTCAACGCTGAACGAGGACATTGTGCGGCGTCTGCAGGCCCTCATTCGACCATTCATGCTGCGTCGGCTCAAGAAGGACGTTGAGACGCAACTACCTACCAAGACGGAGAAGGTTGTACTCTGCCACCTGTCACGCCGGCAGCGTTCCCTGTACGACGACTACATGCAACTTGCCGAAACACGGCAAAAGTTGAGCCGTGGAGGCGGCCCTGGCGGCGTACTGAgtgtgctgctggcgctgcggaaGGTATGCGATCACCCAGACCTCTTCGAGGAGCGTCCCACCACTTCCCCGCTGATCCTCAGCTACGACGCCGTTGTGGGACTGCACGTACCTCGTGAGGTACTCCTCCTCGACAATGATGACCGAGGCAGATGGCACTTTCCGTCCTTCTACATGTTTGACGTAAACGACGATGGCGGTAGGGCGAAGAGCACGCATGAACGGACGGAGAAAGTGACAGACGTGGACTGGGTCCTCAGGGACATGCAGTCCCTGCAAGGCGCGTTCTTCTCTGGCACCGGAGCCGCCGCGCCATGGTGGCTCGTTCTCACTGAGGTAGAGCGGCATGATGCGCCGACCGCGGATGCGATGACGTCATTTGCGAGGCGTTTCAGCCCTGCCTTTTTTGAAGCATCGACAAAGCGTCCGCGCGAATACACCCCGAATGTGTCTCAGCTGCGTGACTGTAGCGCTGCCTTGAGAGCGGCTTTTGCTAGCGTATTGGTACAGGCCAGACAGCAAAGTCGTTCTCGACACCAGAAAACCACTGCCGCGCAATACCAACGCTACTGCGCTATTCAGACTGCGCGGAACACGTATGTGCCACCCACATGTCGGCTGACGCTTCGGCAAACCATCATAGCACAGCGGCACCCGTGCCTCTGCCCCTCCATTgctgtgcgcgctgccgccctgcTTCCTTTGCTcaaacgtgtgtgtgtgtatgtccCGGCGGTGTTGGCGGCGCATCCGCCGAGGCTACACTGGTCGCTTCCGATTGCACATGCCCACCCCTTCGAGACGCTCGGGCGGGAGGGGTGCGCGGCGCTGatcggcgccgtcgccaagGCTCAGGATACCGCACAGTGTGGCCGCGTGGCGCCTCGGCGGCTATACGATGCCGCCTTCTTCATGCAGGAAATGTGGCCCATAcaggtgcggcgcagcttcagCTTCCCCGACAAGCGCCTCCTCATCCACGACTGCGGCAAACTGCAGTTTCTTGAAACAGCGCTGAAGAAGATGCGGCACGACGGGCACCGGGTACTCATTTTCACTCAATTTGTGAATATGCTGAACATCCTGGAGCGCTTCCTTGCCTTGATCGGGGTGGTGTACACGCGTCTGGATGGCTCCACCAAGgcagagctgcggcagcagtaCGTCGACCGTTTCAACGCCGACCCACGCATCACCTGCATGATTCTCTCGACGCGCTCCGGCGGCATTGGTCTCAACCTCACCGGCGCCGACACCGTTATCTTCTACGACAGCGACTGGAATCCCACCATGGATCTACAGGCACAGGACCGATGCCACCGGATCGGGCAGACTCGCCCAGTCACCATCTACCGCCTCATCAGCGAGCACACCGTCGAAGAGAGCATcctggagaaggcgcggGAGCGAAAGAAACTAAACAACGTCGTCATTCGTGGCGGCCAATTCCACACCATTGCTGGCGTGAGCGAGGAGTATgacgacagcgccgccgcctttgctGCGCTTTCGAACCCCGTGAACCTGCGCAGCTTCTTCCACGACCTAGACGAGGACGCCACGGTGGCAGGCGCGACCTCTGCGCCTCCCAACGTTGACAGCTACCGGGCGGATACAGAAGCGTCGCCACTGGATGTTCTGGAGGCGATGGCAGACGTGGAGGATGCGGAGGATCGCACCGCTGGCCAGGAACTGCAGCGCGAGATTGCTGCACAtgctgcggaggaggcggaaggagagagcgacgaTGACGCCCATGGGCCGTTTCGCCAGGGCGGCTGCTCGAACCGCTCTTGTGTTGGAGGGAAGGAACTTGAGCCGTTTGGTGCGTGCGTCTTCAGTAACGATGCCAAGTGGCAGACGCGACTGCCGAACTCGTTTCTTGATGCACTGTTGTGgtcaccggccagcctcggcggcagtggaggcCTCGACGGAAACGAGGGCAGTGCGGTCGACTCAGCGTCAGCAACCCAAAGCTCCTCCGCCactgcgcttcttctcgcgGTACGCAAGCGACAGCGCGAGGTCGCTCTCAAGGCACACGCCCCTGTTGATCAGTTTCTTGCATTTCAGTacggccgctgccaccgagCAGACGCCGAGGAAAGGTACAAGGCGTTGGTGCTGTCGTATGGAGCGCAAATGAGCGACACCGTCGGTGAAGGCTTCGACCCAGAGAAGGCGCGTATAGGCGTATTTCAGCCACGATTCCGTGTGGAGTACCGCCTAGGCTCCTGA
- a CDS encoding putative glycosyl hydrolase, whose product MSSKATEDGTGSTSVERRIDAAIKVDRWELREDTLPVGSQVLVSETLFSLGNGLVGVRGHSEETQVGQNVHERHHAPTRSQRAYNNNRRGGDILPDKGRKRSPASVGGKDWHHSHEHGDRNGGSSANSPFGLRGVYFSGFYEQRPLMQPHSFSVGISTKEGYRLRTPDAFCVDAFLSGEHISAAQGTTQCHTRRLDLRTGELHRRFVWFSNLQHREITIESRRFVSAARKNISAMHYKMSVRNAHNTDVRLISRTLLSAVEYDVEAMFTQSNIQDSMSVVLVRTRNSCRHLAIASVETCTSRSYSAGTQRFPSMDTSSTTQGAVSSDPAFMTSPSGAGPSSSVSPSSPAVVSPTTLTPSSRTTEWGTEASYTSCISDGVIIELVKIIGHFGDEDATTEELLDVATHQTREVAALGYEELLAEHCYAMSAFWDTADVRVEPKADVQGAFRFNILQTYMSTSGDPYYCFPTRGLTGDMLLGVQQWDVDALIVPFLSHACPKKARALLEFRIRTLNEAKDIAADMSLPRGALYPYRTVTGERNPTPYCGAFLFVNAVVVYALREYVTATSDTSILVQGGADLIFTTALVWLQWGTWEKGLFHLRSVSGPDTYNDVADNNFFTNLMAQMHLQWAVQLAVMLRQENPEMWCGIMQRAQMTENDIIAMDQAATKMVLPFDGTYRIHPMDQSFMRKKRWGLTSLKDGAGGPLMSLYHPTVVYRHQVCCIPDVLLAIMLAPDRFSLDEAKADFTFYEAVTASDAALRLAIFSVVAAQLRLPNKAMRYFHDALFVDIDNLIGNSGGGLHCTAAAGSWSSMAVGICGLRVAQGVLHFNPMLSEEMDEFEFHARHRGCLVRVLVTQRLVTYTLVSAPDSVTDLMLVHAGANRITLRLNHPETVRLFREVRVFDFDCVVFELDSVVKDIEDVHYQAWTQTLEEHFHQHGFSDFSMTKELYLAYLRHVKPFYGLNEIFKKYNHPPPLTGEVDDTAESNTLYGLCHRKLQLFRSYATTHGMPMREGVLQLISLLRQYGIAVGCVSGSKNARWVVNETTKGSSIFDSFLEGKEGESLGLRWRPEMDYFEACAHRMDAATNRAVVVMDGIDGFSKKALERFRMVIDVSPVPEETTLAIPRVLAKNLGDITMETLNEYTVRGRVVNHLREM is encoded by the coding sequence ATGTCTTCAAAAGCCACTGAGGATGGAACGGGCAGCACGTCTGTCGAGCGTCGTATTGATGCAGCCATCAAGGTGGACCGATGGGAACTGCGGGAGGACACCCTGCCGGTGGGCAGCCAGGTGCTTGTGAGCGAgacgctcttctctctcggcAACGGCCTCGTCGGCGTGCGTGGGCATTCAGAGGAGACGCAGGTGGGCCAGAACGTCCACGAGCGACACCACGCCCCCACTAGAAGTCAGCGTGCGTATAACAACAATCGCCGAGGTGGTGATATACTGCCAGACAAAGGGAGGAAGCGATCTCCAGCTTCGGTAGGTGGAAAGGACTGGCACCACTCGCACGAGCATGGAGACCGCAATGGTGGCAGTAGTGCCAATAGCCCCTTTGGACTGCGAGGAGTGTATTTCTCCGGGTTTTATGAGCAGCGTCCGCTCATGCAACCACATTCCTTCTCCGTTGGCATTTCCACCAAGGAGGGCTACCGCCTGCGCACGCCAGACGCCTTTTGTGTTGACGCGTTCCTCAGCGGTGAGCACATTAGCGCTGCACAAGGCACCACACAGTGTCACACTCGTCGCCTCGACCTGCGCACGGGGGAGCTGCATCGCCGATTTGTCTGGTTCTCCaacctgcagcaccgcgagATTACCATCGAGTCTCGGCGCTTCGTTTCAGCGGCGCGCAAGAACATCTCCGCTATGCACTACAAGATGAGTGTGCGAAACGCGCACAACACCGACGTGCGCCTCATCTCGCGTACGCTCCTTTCAGCAGTCGAGTACGACGTCGAGGCGATGTTCACTCAGTCGAACATTCAAGACTCCATGAGTGTCGTGCTCGTGCGAACGCGTAATAGCTGCCGTCATCTCGCCATCGCCTCTGTCGAGACGTGCACATCGCGCTCCTACTCTGCTGGGACGCAGCGCTTCCCATCTATGGACACCAGCTCCACCACTCAAGGCGCGGTCAGCAGTGATCCGGCATTCATGACATCTCCATCTGGTGCTGGCCCGTCGAGCAGTGTCTCGCCATCGAGCCCAGCGGTCGTGTCTCCGACAACTCTCACGCCAAGCAGCCGCACTACAGAGTGGGGGACAGAAGCTTCCTACACGAGCTGCATCTCCGACGGTGTTATTATCGAGCTTGTTAAAATTATCGGTCACTTTGGCGACGAAGATGCGACGACAGAGGAATTGCTTGATGTGGCGACGCATCAGACCCGAGAGGTGGCAGCGCTCGGctacgaggagctgctggcaGAACACTGCTACGCCATGAGCGCCTTCTGGGATACAGCGGACGTGCGAGTGGAGCCGAAGGCTGATGTACAGGGTGCATTCCGCTTCAACATCCTGCAGACCTATATGTCGACCAGCGGGGATCCGTACTACTGCTTCCCGACCCGTGGTCTGACGGGAGACATGCTCCTGGGTGTGCAGCAGTGGGATGTGGACGCGCTGATCGTGCCGTTCCTTTCCCATGCGTGTCCAAAGAAGGCGCGCGCGTTGCTTGAGTTCCGGATTCGCACGCTGAACGAGGCGAAGGACATTGCGGCGGACATGTCTCTGCCCCGCGGCGCTCTGTATCCCTATCGCACCGTGACAGGAGAGAGGAACCCCACGCCGTACTGCGGCGCGTTTCTCTTCGTGaacgccgtcgtcgtctACGCGCTGAGGGAGTATGTGACAGCTACAAGCGACACTAGCATTCTCGTGCAAGGTGGTGCGGACCTCATCTTCACGACGGCGCTTGTCTGGCTGCAGTGGGGCACGTGGGAGAAGGGCCTGTTTCACTTGCGCTCCGTGTCGGGCCCCGACACGTACAATGATGTTGCCGACAACAACTTCTTCACGAACTTGATGGCGCAAATGCATCTGCAGTGGGCCGTGCAGCTGGCGGTGATGCTGCGGCAGGAGAACCCGGAGATGTGGTGCGGCATTATGCAGCGAGCGCAGATGACGGAAAATGACATCATAGCGATGGACCAAGCGGCAACCAAGATGGTACTGCCCTTCGACGGCACCTATCGTATTCACCCAATGGACCAGTCTTTTATGCGCAAGAAGCGCTGGGGCCTCACGTCGCTCAAGGACGGCGCGGGGGGCCCGCTGATGTCGCTCTACCACCCGACAGTGGTGTATCGGCATCAAGTGTGCTGCATACCGGATGTGCTACTGGCAATTATGCTCGCACCGGACAGGTTCTCATTGGACGAGGCAAAGGCAGACTTCACGTTTTATGAAGCGGTTACCGCCTCGGATGCGGCGCTACGGCTCGCCATCTTcagcgtggtggcggcgcagctacGGCTGCCAAACAAGGCGATGCGCTACTTTCACGACGCACTGTTTGTTGACATTGATAACCTCATCGGCAACTCCGGCGGTGGTCTCCActgcaccgcggcggcggggtCGTGGAGTTCCATGGCGGTGGGAATCTGTGGATTACGCGTGGCACAGGGTGTGCTGCACTTCAACCCCATGCTGAGTGAGGAAATGGATGAGTTCGAATTCCACGCGCGGCACCGTGGCTGCCTCGTGCGCGTCCTGGTGACGCAGAGGCTTGTGACATACACACTAGTCAGCGCCCCAGACAGCGTGACGGACCTCATGCTGGTTCACGCCGGTGCAAACCGCATCACGCTGCGACTGAATCACCCCGAGACGGTGCGGCTTTTCAGggaggtgcgtgtgttcgACTTTGACTGCGTCGTCTTTGAACTGGATAGCGTCGTCAAGGATATTGAGGACGTTCACTACCAAGCTTGGACACAAACATTGGAGGAGCACTTTCATCAGCACGGCTTTTCGGACTTTTCTATGACGAAGGAGCTGTACCTTGCTTATCTGCGCCACGTGAAACCCTTCTACGGGCTAAACGAGATTTTTAAGAAGTACAACCatccgccgccgctgactgGGGAGGTTGATGACACAGCAGAGTCGAACACCCTCTACGGCCTGTGCCACCGCAAGCTACAACTGTTCCGCTCTTACGCGACGACGCACGGCATGCCGATGCGCGAGGGTGTTCTACAGCTCATTTCCCTTCTTCGCCAGTACGGGATCGCCGTCGGGTGCGTTAGCGGTAGCAAAAATGCGCGCTGGGTCGTCAACGAAACCACCAAAGGCAGCTCCATCTTCGACAGCTTCCTGGAAGGCAAAGAGGGTGAGTCGCTGGGGCTGCGTTGGCGTCCCGAGATGGACTACTTTGAGGCCTGCGCACACCGCATGGATGCAGCGACAAATCGCGCGGTCGTGGTGATGGACGGCATCGATGGCTTTTCCAAGAAGGCGCTGGAGCGCTTCCGCATGGTCATTGACGTGAGTCCGGTTCCTGAGGAGACGACGTTGGCCATCCCGAGAGTGCTCGCGAAGAACCTGGGCGACATTACTATGGAAACACTGAACGAGTACACTGTCCGTGGCAGGGTTGTCAACCATCTGCGTGAGATGTAG